In Corvus cornix cornix isolate S_Up_H32 chromosome 4A, ASM73873v5, whole genome shotgun sequence, one genomic interval encodes:
- the PHKA1 gene encoding phosphorylase b kinase regulatory subunit alpha, skeletal muscle isoform isoform X1 encodes MRSRSNSGVRLDSYGRLVQQTILRHQDAVTGLLPASADHQDAWVRDNVYSILAVWGLGLAYRKNADRDEDKAKAYELEQSVVKLMRGLLQCMMRQVDKVEAFKYSQSTRDCLHAKYNTHTCATVVGDHEWGHLQMDATSLYLLMLAQMTASGLHIIHSLDEVNFIQNLVFYIEAAYKTADFGIWERGDKTNQGITELNASSVGMAKAALEALDELDLFGAKGGPQSVIRVLSDEVQHCQSILHSMLPRASTSKEVDASVLSVISYPAFAVEDSELVEITKQEIITKLQGRYGCCRFLRDGYRTPKEDPRRLYYEPAELKLFENIECEWPLFWAYLMIDGIFSGNMEQVQEYREALEGVLIKGKNGVHLLPELYSVPPDKVDEEYRNPHTVDRIPMGKLPHMWGQSLYILGCLMAEGFLAPGEIDPLNRRFATVPKPDVVVQVCILAETEGIKAILQKEGIDVETVADVYPIRVQPARILSHIYARLGRNKQMCLTGRPYRHMGVLGTSKLYKIRKSIFTFTPQFIDQQQFYLALDNKMIVEMLRTDLSYLCSRWRMTGQPTITFPISHTMLDETSSSVHPTVLAMLQKLQDGYFGGARIQTGKLSEFLTTSCRTHLSFMDPGPEGKVFAKSYRLSSDSFEKLDTEEWLHGLQVAEDEDTYDEVTQYLDHLLQHTTPQSNLPPTTQRGGLSRFRAAVHTTRDLMSLASKAKDLHVQNVGMYVPSRIFQASQQSVKLLSSPHQHDLDGKSHALYAEMNLPRDEDGNVDCKALVDQLRICPTLQEQADILYMLHILKGPEWHTGLDSEPGPTVKELLTELYVRVGETRQWALIRYISGILKKKVEALDEACTDLLSHQKHLTVGLPPEPREKTISTPIPYEELVRLIDEASEKNLSVSILTQEIMVYLAMYIRTQPALFAEMFRIRIGLIIQVMATELAHSLHCSAGEATENLMNLSPSDMKSLLYHILSGKEFGVERSVRSVDSSLTTAVSICDMEAVGTTRPEHTGLIRLKSEIKQQLDKRWQSLPGSKPLSLQSGDTDLKSSLSAGHTELLGKGSFSSMLEDQGSKDSRQGQWQRRRRLDGALNRVPVGFYQKVWKVLQKCHGLSVEGFVLPSSTTREMTPGEMKFAVHVESVLNRVPQPEYRQLLVEAILVLTMLVDVEVHTIGGIIAVEKILHIANDLFYEEQKALGADEHMLERDPSTGICSLLYDSAPSGRFGTMTYLSKSVALYVYDFLPTDGCSMQ; translated from the exons ATGAGGAGCCGGAGCAACTCGGGCGTGCGTCTGGACAGCTACGGGCGCCTGGTGCAGCAGACCATCCTTCGCCACCAG GACGCGGTGACGGGGCTGCTCCCCGCCAGCGCCGACCACCAGGACGCCTGGGTCCGGGACAACGTGTACAGCATCCTGGCGGTCTGGGGTCTTGGCCTGGCCTACCGCAAGAATGCCGACCGCGACGAGGACAAGGCTAAGGCCTACGAGCTGGAGCAG AGCGTGGTGAAGCTGATGCGGGGGCTGCTCCAGTGCATGATGAGACAG GTGGACAAAGTAGAGGCCTTCAAGTACAGTCAGAGCACCAGGGACTGCCTGCATGCCAAGTATAACACCCACACCTGTGCCACTGTGGTAGGAGACCACGAATGGGGTCACCTACAGATGGATGCTACTTCCCTCTACCTCCTCATGCTTGCACAAATGACGGCCTCAG GCCTCCACATAATTCACAGCTTGGATGAAGTCAACTTTATCCAGAACCTCGTGTTCTACATTGAAGCTGCCTACAAAACTGCG GACTTTGGCATATGGGAGCGTGGGGACAAGACGAACCAGGGCATCACCGAGTTGAATGCCAGTTCTGTCGGCATGGCCAAG GCTGCCCTGGAGGCACTGGATGAGCTGGATCTCTTTGGAGCCAAGGGAGGCCCACAGTCAGTGATACGGGTGCTGTCGGATGAggtgcagcactgccag TCCATCCTCCACTCAATGCTGCCCAGGGCCTCCACATCCAAGGAGGTGGATGCCAGTGTGCTCTCTGTCATCTCCTACCCGGCATTTGCTGTGGAGGACAGTGAGCTGGTGGAAATCACCAAGCAGGAGATTATCACCAAGCTGCAG GGGCGCTATGGCTGCTGCCGCTTCCTCCGGGATGGATACAGGACTCCCAAAGAG GACCCCAGACGCCTCTACTATGAAcctgcagagctgaagctgTTTGAGAACATTGAGTGTGAGTGGCCTCTCTTCTGGGCATACTTGATGATTGATGGGATTTTCAGTGGAAACATGGAGCAG GTGCAGGAGTACCGGGAAGCCCTTGAGGGGGTTCTCATCAAGGGGAAGAATGGGGTACacctgctgccagagctgtaCAGTGTCCCACCAGATAAG GTGGATGAGGAATACAGGAACCCACACACTGTGGACAGGATACCCATGGGCAAGCTGCCACACATGTGGGGACAGTCCCTCTACATCCTGGGTTGTCTGATGGCTGAG gggTTTCTAGCTCCTGGTGAAATAGATCCCCTCAACCGCCGTTTCGCGACTGTCCCTAAACCTGATGTGGTGGTCCAAG TGTGTATCCTGGCCGAAACAGAGGGAATCAAGGCAATCCTGCAGAAGGAGGGCATTGATGTGGAGACTGTGGCGGACGTCTACCCCATCAGAGTGCAGCCTGCTCGCATCCTCAGTCACATCTATGCCCGGCTGG GCCGCAACAAGCAGATGTGCCTTACTGGACGGCCCTACCGGCATATGGGTGTCCTTGGGACCTCCAAGCTCTACAAAATCAGGAAGAGCATCTTTACCTTTACCCCACAG TTCATAGACCAGCAGCAGTTCTACCTGGCTCTTGACAACAAGATGATTGTGGAGATGCTGAGGACGGACCTCTCATACCTCTGCAGCCGCTGGAGGATGACTGGGCAACCAACCATCACCTTCCCCATCTCCCACACCATGCTCG ATgaaaccagcagcagtgtgCACCCCACGGTGCTGGCgatgctgcagaagctgcaggatGGGTATTTCGGTGGCGCAAG AATTCAGACCGGTAAATTGTCGGAGTTCCTGACAACGTCATGCCGAACGCACCTCAGTTTTATGGACCCTGGGCCAGAGGGTAAGGTCTTTGCCAAGAGTTACAGGCTCAGCAGTGACAGCTTTGAGAAGCTAGACACCGAGGAGTGGCTGCATGGCTTGCAGGTAGCAGAGGATG AGGACACCTACGATGAGGTTACTCAGTACTTGGAtcacctgctgcagcacacGACTCCCCAGTCAAACCTTCCTCCCACCACCCAGCGGGGAGGGCTGAGCCGCTTCAGGGCTGCTGTCCACACCACCCGCGACCTCATGTCCCTGGCATCCAAGGCCAAGGACCTGCATGTCCAGA atgTTGGGATGTATGTCCCCAGCAGGATCTTCCAGGCATCCCAGCAGTCGGTCAAGCTGCTGAGTTCACCCCACCAGCATGACTTGGATGGCAAG AGCCATGCACTCTATGCAGAGATGAACTTGCCCCGTGATGAGGATGGCAACGTGGACTGCAAGGCACTGGTGGACCAGCTGCGCATCTGCCCCACGCTGCAGGAGCAAGCAGACATCCTTTACATGCTCCACATCCTCAA GGGACCTGAGTGGCACACGGGGCTTGATAGTGAGCCTGGCCCCACTGTCAAGGAGCTCCTTACTGAGCTGTATGTGCGGGTGGGGGAGACACGCCAGTGGGCCCTGATCCGCTACATCTCTGGCATCCTCAAGAAGAAGGTTGAAGCTCTGGATGAG GCCTGCACTGACCTCCTGTCTCACCAGAAACACTTGACGGTCGGGCTGCCCCCAGAGCCACGTGAGAAGACAATCTCCAC CCCAATCCCCTATGAGGAACTTGTTCGCCTTATTGATGAAGCCAGTGAGAAGAACCTCAGTGTGTCCATCCTCACCCAG GAGATCATGGTGTACTTGGCCATGTACATACGCACACAGCCTGCACTGTTTGCTGAGATGTTCCGCATCCGCATCGGGCTCATCATCCAGGTGATGGCAACAGAGCTGGCACACTCCCTGCATTGTTCAG CTGGAGAAGCCACAGAGAACCTGATGAATCTCAGCCCATCAGACATGAAGAGCCTTCTCTACCACATCCTCTCTGGCAAGGAGTTTGGGGTGGAAAGGAGTG tGCGTTCAGTGGACTCGTCGCTCACCACTGCTGTCTCCATCTGTGACATGGAAGCTGTCGGGACCACCAGGCCTGAGCACACTGGCCTCATCAGGCTGAAAAGTGAAATCAAACAG CAATTGGATAAACGTTGGCAGTCTCTGCCTGGGAGTAAG cCCCTCAGTTTGCAGTCCGGGGACACCGACCTCAAGTCCTCTCTG TCTGCtgggcacacagagctgctgggcaagGGCTCCTTTTCAAGCATGCTGGAAGACCAGGGCAGTAAGGACAGCCGGCAGGGCCAGTGGCAGCGGAGGCGGCGGCTGGATGGGGCCCTTAACCGTGTCCCTGTGGGCTTCTACCAGAAGGTCTGGAAGGTCCTGCAGAAG TGCCATGGCCTCTCTGTGGAGGGCTTTGTTCTTCCCTCCTCAACAACCAGAGAG ATGACCCCAGGGGAAATGAAGTTTGCTGTGCATGTGGAGTCTGTCCTCAACCGTGTGCCCCAGCCAGAAtacaggcagctgctggtggaagCTATCTTAGTGCTCACCATGCTGGTGGATGTGGAGGTGCACACCATTGGTGGCATCATAGCTGTGGAAAAGATCTTGCACATAGCCAATGACCTCTTCTATGAGGAGCAG AAAGCCCTGGGCGCTGATGAGCACATGCTGGAGAGGGATCCTTCGACAGGCATCTGCAGCCTGCTGTATGACAGTGCACCAAGCGGCCGGTTTGGCACCATGACCTACCTGTCCAAGTCGGTGGCCTTGTACGTGTATGACTTTCTGCCCACAGATGGCTGTTCCATGCAGTAG
- the PHKA1 gene encoding phosphorylase b kinase regulatory subunit alpha, skeletal muscle isoform isoform X2 encodes MRSRSNSGVRLDSYGRLVQQTILRHQDAVTGLLPASADHQDAWVRDNVYSILAVWGLGLAYRKNADRDEDKAKAYELEQSVVKLMRGLLQCMMRQVDKVEAFKYSQSTRDCLHAKYNTHTCATVVGDHEWGHLQMDATSLYLLMLAQMTASGLHIIHSLDEVNFIQNLVFYIEAAYKTADFGIWERGDKTNQGITELNASSVGMAKAALEALDELDLFGAKGGPQSVIRVLSDEVQHCQSILHSMLPRASTSKEVDASVLSVISYPAFAVEDSELVEITKQEIITKLQGRYGCCRFLRDGYRTPKEDPRRLYYEPAELKLFENIECEWPLFWAYLMIDGIFSGNMEQVQEYREALEGVLIKGKNGVHLLPELYSVPPDKVDEEYRNPHTVDRIPMGKLPHMWGQSLYILGCLMAEGFLAPGEIDPLNRRFATVPKPDVVVQVCILAETEGIKAILQKEGIDVETVADVYPIRVQPARILSHIYARLGRNKQMCLTGRPYRHMGVLGTSKLYKIRKSIFTFTPQFIDQQQFYLALDNKMIVEMLRTDLSYLCSRWRMTGQPTITFPISHTMLDETSSSVHPTVLAMLQKLQDGYFGGARIQTGKLSEFLTTSCRTHLSFMDPGPEGKVFAKSYRLSSDSFEKLDTEEWLHGLQVAEDEDTYDEVTQYLDHLLQHTTPQSNLPPTTQRGGLSRFRAAVHTTRDLMSLASKAKDLHVQNVGMYVPSRIFQASQQSVKLLSSPHQHDLDGKSHALYAEMNLPRDEDGNVDCKALVDQLRICPTLQEQADILYMLHILKGPEWHTGLDSEPGPTVKELLTELYVRVGETRQWALIRYISGILKKKVEALDEACTDLLSHQKHLTVGLPPEPREKTISTPIPYEELVRLIDEASEKNLSVSILTQEIMVYLAMYIRTQPALFAEMFRIRIGLIIQVMATELAHSLHCSAGEATENLMNLSPSDMKSLLYHILSGKEFGVERSVRSVDSSLTTAVSICDMEAVGTTRPEHTGLIRLKSEIKQPLSLQSGDTDLKSSLSAGHTELLGKGSFSSMLEDQGSKDSRQGQWQRRRRLDGALNRVPVGFYQKVWKVLQKCHGLSVEGFVLPSSTTREMTPGEMKFAVHVESVLNRVPQPEYRQLLVEAILVLTMLVDVEVHTIGGIIAVEKILHIANDLFYEEQKALGADEHMLERDPSTGICSLLYDSAPSGRFGTMTYLSKSVALYVYDFLPTDGCSMQ; translated from the exons ATGAGGAGCCGGAGCAACTCGGGCGTGCGTCTGGACAGCTACGGGCGCCTGGTGCAGCAGACCATCCTTCGCCACCAG GACGCGGTGACGGGGCTGCTCCCCGCCAGCGCCGACCACCAGGACGCCTGGGTCCGGGACAACGTGTACAGCATCCTGGCGGTCTGGGGTCTTGGCCTGGCCTACCGCAAGAATGCCGACCGCGACGAGGACAAGGCTAAGGCCTACGAGCTGGAGCAG AGCGTGGTGAAGCTGATGCGGGGGCTGCTCCAGTGCATGATGAGACAG GTGGACAAAGTAGAGGCCTTCAAGTACAGTCAGAGCACCAGGGACTGCCTGCATGCCAAGTATAACACCCACACCTGTGCCACTGTGGTAGGAGACCACGAATGGGGTCACCTACAGATGGATGCTACTTCCCTCTACCTCCTCATGCTTGCACAAATGACGGCCTCAG GCCTCCACATAATTCACAGCTTGGATGAAGTCAACTTTATCCAGAACCTCGTGTTCTACATTGAAGCTGCCTACAAAACTGCG GACTTTGGCATATGGGAGCGTGGGGACAAGACGAACCAGGGCATCACCGAGTTGAATGCCAGTTCTGTCGGCATGGCCAAG GCTGCCCTGGAGGCACTGGATGAGCTGGATCTCTTTGGAGCCAAGGGAGGCCCACAGTCAGTGATACGGGTGCTGTCGGATGAggtgcagcactgccag TCCATCCTCCACTCAATGCTGCCCAGGGCCTCCACATCCAAGGAGGTGGATGCCAGTGTGCTCTCTGTCATCTCCTACCCGGCATTTGCTGTGGAGGACAGTGAGCTGGTGGAAATCACCAAGCAGGAGATTATCACCAAGCTGCAG GGGCGCTATGGCTGCTGCCGCTTCCTCCGGGATGGATACAGGACTCCCAAAGAG GACCCCAGACGCCTCTACTATGAAcctgcagagctgaagctgTTTGAGAACATTGAGTGTGAGTGGCCTCTCTTCTGGGCATACTTGATGATTGATGGGATTTTCAGTGGAAACATGGAGCAG GTGCAGGAGTACCGGGAAGCCCTTGAGGGGGTTCTCATCAAGGGGAAGAATGGGGTACacctgctgccagagctgtaCAGTGTCCCACCAGATAAG GTGGATGAGGAATACAGGAACCCACACACTGTGGACAGGATACCCATGGGCAAGCTGCCACACATGTGGGGACAGTCCCTCTACATCCTGGGTTGTCTGATGGCTGAG gggTTTCTAGCTCCTGGTGAAATAGATCCCCTCAACCGCCGTTTCGCGACTGTCCCTAAACCTGATGTGGTGGTCCAAG TGTGTATCCTGGCCGAAACAGAGGGAATCAAGGCAATCCTGCAGAAGGAGGGCATTGATGTGGAGACTGTGGCGGACGTCTACCCCATCAGAGTGCAGCCTGCTCGCATCCTCAGTCACATCTATGCCCGGCTGG GCCGCAACAAGCAGATGTGCCTTACTGGACGGCCCTACCGGCATATGGGTGTCCTTGGGACCTCCAAGCTCTACAAAATCAGGAAGAGCATCTTTACCTTTACCCCACAG TTCATAGACCAGCAGCAGTTCTACCTGGCTCTTGACAACAAGATGATTGTGGAGATGCTGAGGACGGACCTCTCATACCTCTGCAGCCGCTGGAGGATGACTGGGCAACCAACCATCACCTTCCCCATCTCCCACACCATGCTCG ATgaaaccagcagcagtgtgCACCCCACGGTGCTGGCgatgctgcagaagctgcaggatGGGTATTTCGGTGGCGCAAG AATTCAGACCGGTAAATTGTCGGAGTTCCTGACAACGTCATGCCGAACGCACCTCAGTTTTATGGACCCTGGGCCAGAGGGTAAGGTCTTTGCCAAGAGTTACAGGCTCAGCAGTGACAGCTTTGAGAAGCTAGACACCGAGGAGTGGCTGCATGGCTTGCAGGTAGCAGAGGATG AGGACACCTACGATGAGGTTACTCAGTACTTGGAtcacctgctgcagcacacGACTCCCCAGTCAAACCTTCCTCCCACCACCCAGCGGGGAGGGCTGAGCCGCTTCAGGGCTGCTGTCCACACCACCCGCGACCTCATGTCCCTGGCATCCAAGGCCAAGGACCTGCATGTCCAGA atgTTGGGATGTATGTCCCCAGCAGGATCTTCCAGGCATCCCAGCAGTCGGTCAAGCTGCTGAGTTCACCCCACCAGCATGACTTGGATGGCAAG AGCCATGCACTCTATGCAGAGATGAACTTGCCCCGTGATGAGGATGGCAACGTGGACTGCAAGGCACTGGTGGACCAGCTGCGCATCTGCCCCACGCTGCAGGAGCAAGCAGACATCCTTTACATGCTCCACATCCTCAA GGGACCTGAGTGGCACACGGGGCTTGATAGTGAGCCTGGCCCCACTGTCAAGGAGCTCCTTACTGAGCTGTATGTGCGGGTGGGGGAGACACGCCAGTGGGCCCTGATCCGCTACATCTCTGGCATCCTCAAGAAGAAGGTTGAAGCTCTGGATGAG GCCTGCACTGACCTCCTGTCTCACCAGAAACACTTGACGGTCGGGCTGCCCCCAGAGCCACGTGAGAAGACAATCTCCAC CCCAATCCCCTATGAGGAACTTGTTCGCCTTATTGATGAAGCCAGTGAGAAGAACCTCAGTGTGTCCATCCTCACCCAG GAGATCATGGTGTACTTGGCCATGTACATACGCACACAGCCTGCACTGTTTGCTGAGATGTTCCGCATCCGCATCGGGCTCATCATCCAGGTGATGGCAACAGAGCTGGCACACTCCCTGCATTGTTCAG CTGGAGAAGCCACAGAGAACCTGATGAATCTCAGCCCATCAGACATGAAGAGCCTTCTCTACCACATCCTCTCTGGCAAGGAGTTTGGGGTGGAAAGGAGTG tGCGTTCAGTGGACTCGTCGCTCACCACTGCTGTCTCCATCTGTGACATGGAAGCTGTCGGGACCACCAGGCCTGAGCACACTGGCCTCATCAGGCTGAAAAGTGAAATCAAACAG cCCCTCAGTTTGCAGTCCGGGGACACCGACCTCAAGTCCTCTCTG TCTGCtgggcacacagagctgctgggcaagGGCTCCTTTTCAAGCATGCTGGAAGACCAGGGCAGTAAGGACAGCCGGCAGGGCCAGTGGCAGCGGAGGCGGCGGCTGGATGGGGCCCTTAACCGTGTCCCTGTGGGCTTCTACCAGAAGGTCTGGAAGGTCCTGCAGAAG TGCCATGGCCTCTCTGTGGAGGGCTTTGTTCTTCCCTCCTCAACAACCAGAGAG ATGACCCCAGGGGAAATGAAGTTTGCTGTGCATGTGGAGTCTGTCCTCAACCGTGTGCCCCAGCCAGAAtacaggcagctgctggtggaagCTATCTTAGTGCTCACCATGCTGGTGGATGTGGAGGTGCACACCATTGGTGGCATCATAGCTGTGGAAAAGATCTTGCACATAGCCAATGACCTCTTCTATGAGGAGCAG AAAGCCCTGGGCGCTGATGAGCACATGCTGGAGAGGGATCCTTCGACAGGCATCTGCAGCCTGCTGTATGACAGTGCACCAAGCGGCCGGTTTGGCACCATGACCTACCTGTCCAAGTCGGTGGCCTTGTACGTGTATGACTTTCTGCCCACAGATGGCTGTTCCATGCAGTAG
- the PHKA1 gene encoding phosphorylase b kinase regulatory subunit alpha, skeletal muscle isoform isoform X4 has translation MRSRSNSGVRLDSYGRLVQQTILRHQDAVTGLLPASADHQDAWVRDNVYSILAVWGLGLAYRKNADRDEDKAKAYELEQSVVKLMRGLLQCMMRQVDKVEAFKYSQSTRDCLHAKYNTHTCATVVGDHEWGHLQMDATSLYLLMLAQMTASGLHIIHSLDEVNFIQNLVFYIEAAYKTADFGIWERGDKTNQGITELNASSVGMAKAALEALDELDLFGAKGGPQSVIRVLSDEVQHCQSILHSMLPRASTSKEVDASVLSVISYPAFAVEDSELVEITKQEIITKLQGRYGCCRFLRDGYRTPKEDPRRLYYEPAELKLFENIECEWPLFWAYLMIDGIFSGNMEQVQEYREALEGVLIKGKNGVHLLPELYSVPPDKVDEEYRNPHTVDRIPMGKLPHMWGQSLYILGCLMAEGFLAPGEIDPLNRRFATVPKPDVVVQVCILAETEGIKAILQKEGIDVETVADVYPIRVQPARILSHIYARLGRNKQMCLTGRPYRHMGVLGTSKLYKIRKSIFTFTPQFIDQQQFYLALDNKMIVEMLRTDLSYLCSRWRMTGQPTITFPISHTMLDETSSSVHPTVLAMLQKLQDGYFGGARIQTGKLSEFLTTSCRTHLSFMDPGPEGKVFAKSYRLSSDSFEKLDTEEWLHGLQVAEDEDTYDEVTQYLDHLLQHTTPQSNLPPTTQRGGLSRFRAAVHTTRDLMSLASKAKDLHVQNVGMYVPSRIFQASQQSVKLLSSPHQHDLDGKACTDLLSHQKHLTVGLPPEPREKTISTPIPYEELVRLIDEASEKNLSVSILTQEIMVYLAMYIRTQPALFAEMFRIRIGLIIQVMATELAHSLHCSAGEATENLMNLSPSDMKSLLYHILSGKEFGVERSVRSVDSSLTTAVSICDMEAVGTTRPEHTGLIRLKSEIKQQLDKRWQSLPGSKPLSLQSGDTDLKSSLSAGHTELLGKGSFSSMLEDQGSKDSRQGQWQRRRRLDGALNRVPVGFYQKVWKVLQKCHGLSVEGFVLPSSTTREMTPGEMKFAVHVESVLNRVPQPEYRQLLVEAILVLTMLVDVEVHTIGGIIAVEKILHIANDLFYEEQKALGADEHMLERDPSTGICSLLYDSAPSGRFGTMTYLSKSVALYVYDFLPTDGCSMQ, from the exons ATGAGGAGCCGGAGCAACTCGGGCGTGCGTCTGGACAGCTACGGGCGCCTGGTGCAGCAGACCATCCTTCGCCACCAG GACGCGGTGACGGGGCTGCTCCCCGCCAGCGCCGACCACCAGGACGCCTGGGTCCGGGACAACGTGTACAGCATCCTGGCGGTCTGGGGTCTTGGCCTGGCCTACCGCAAGAATGCCGACCGCGACGAGGACAAGGCTAAGGCCTACGAGCTGGAGCAG AGCGTGGTGAAGCTGATGCGGGGGCTGCTCCAGTGCATGATGAGACAG GTGGACAAAGTAGAGGCCTTCAAGTACAGTCAGAGCACCAGGGACTGCCTGCATGCCAAGTATAACACCCACACCTGTGCCACTGTGGTAGGAGACCACGAATGGGGTCACCTACAGATGGATGCTACTTCCCTCTACCTCCTCATGCTTGCACAAATGACGGCCTCAG GCCTCCACATAATTCACAGCTTGGATGAAGTCAACTTTATCCAGAACCTCGTGTTCTACATTGAAGCTGCCTACAAAACTGCG GACTTTGGCATATGGGAGCGTGGGGACAAGACGAACCAGGGCATCACCGAGTTGAATGCCAGTTCTGTCGGCATGGCCAAG GCTGCCCTGGAGGCACTGGATGAGCTGGATCTCTTTGGAGCCAAGGGAGGCCCACAGTCAGTGATACGGGTGCTGTCGGATGAggtgcagcactgccag TCCATCCTCCACTCAATGCTGCCCAGGGCCTCCACATCCAAGGAGGTGGATGCCAGTGTGCTCTCTGTCATCTCCTACCCGGCATTTGCTGTGGAGGACAGTGAGCTGGTGGAAATCACCAAGCAGGAGATTATCACCAAGCTGCAG GGGCGCTATGGCTGCTGCCGCTTCCTCCGGGATGGATACAGGACTCCCAAAGAG GACCCCAGACGCCTCTACTATGAAcctgcagagctgaagctgTTTGAGAACATTGAGTGTGAGTGGCCTCTCTTCTGGGCATACTTGATGATTGATGGGATTTTCAGTGGAAACATGGAGCAG GTGCAGGAGTACCGGGAAGCCCTTGAGGGGGTTCTCATCAAGGGGAAGAATGGGGTACacctgctgccagagctgtaCAGTGTCCCACCAGATAAG GTGGATGAGGAATACAGGAACCCACACACTGTGGACAGGATACCCATGGGCAAGCTGCCACACATGTGGGGACAGTCCCTCTACATCCTGGGTTGTCTGATGGCTGAG gggTTTCTAGCTCCTGGTGAAATAGATCCCCTCAACCGCCGTTTCGCGACTGTCCCTAAACCTGATGTGGTGGTCCAAG TGTGTATCCTGGCCGAAACAGAGGGAATCAAGGCAATCCTGCAGAAGGAGGGCATTGATGTGGAGACTGTGGCGGACGTCTACCCCATCAGAGTGCAGCCTGCTCGCATCCTCAGTCACATCTATGCCCGGCTGG GCCGCAACAAGCAGATGTGCCTTACTGGACGGCCCTACCGGCATATGGGTGTCCTTGGGACCTCCAAGCTCTACAAAATCAGGAAGAGCATCTTTACCTTTACCCCACAG TTCATAGACCAGCAGCAGTTCTACCTGGCTCTTGACAACAAGATGATTGTGGAGATGCTGAGGACGGACCTCTCATACCTCTGCAGCCGCTGGAGGATGACTGGGCAACCAACCATCACCTTCCCCATCTCCCACACCATGCTCG ATgaaaccagcagcagtgtgCACCCCACGGTGCTGGCgatgctgcagaagctgcaggatGGGTATTTCGGTGGCGCAAG AATTCAGACCGGTAAATTGTCGGAGTTCCTGACAACGTCATGCCGAACGCACCTCAGTTTTATGGACCCTGGGCCAGAGGGTAAGGTCTTTGCCAAGAGTTACAGGCTCAGCAGTGACAGCTTTGAGAAGCTAGACACCGAGGAGTGGCTGCATGGCTTGCAGGTAGCAGAGGATG AGGACACCTACGATGAGGTTACTCAGTACTTGGAtcacctgctgcagcacacGACTCCCCAGTCAAACCTTCCTCCCACCACCCAGCGGGGAGGGCTGAGCCGCTTCAGGGCTGCTGTCCACACCACCCGCGACCTCATGTCCCTGGCATCCAAGGCCAAGGACCTGCATGTCCAGA atgTTGGGATGTATGTCCCCAGCAGGATCTTCCAGGCATCCCAGCAGTCGGTCAAGCTGCTGAGTTCACCCCACCAGCATGACTTGGATGGCAAG GCCTGCACTGACCTCCTGTCTCACCAGAAACACTTGACGGTCGGGCTGCCCCCAGAGCCACGTGAGAAGACAATCTCCAC CCCAATCCCCTATGAGGAACTTGTTCGCCTTATTGATGAAGCCAGTGAGAAGAACCTCAGTGTGTCCATCCTCACCCAG GAGATCATGGTGTACTTGGCCATGTACATACGCACACAGCCTGCACTGTTTGCTGAGATGTTCCGCATCCGCATCGGGCTCATCATCCAGGTGATGGCAACAGAGCTGGCACACTCCCTGCATTGTTCAG CTGGAGAAGCCACAGAGAACCTGATGAATCTCAGCCCATCAGACATGAAGAGCCTTCTCTACCACATCCTCTCTGGCAAGGAGTTTGGGGTGGAAAGGAGTG tGCGTTCAGTGGACTCGTCGCTCACCACTGCTGTCTCCATCTGTGACATGGAAGCTGTCGGGACCACCAGGCCTGAGCACACTGGCCTCATCAGGCTGAAAAGTGAAATCAAACAG CAATTGGATAAACGTTGGCAGTCTCTGCCTGGGAGTAAG cCCCTCAGTTTGCAGTCCGGGGACACCGACCTCAAGTCCTCTCTG TCTGCtgggcacacagagctgctgggcaagGGCTCCTTTTCAAGCATGCTGGAAGACCAGGGCAGTAAGGACAGCCGGCAGGGCCAGTGGCAGCGGAGGCGGCGGCTGGATGGGGCCCTTAACCGTGTCCCTGTGGGCTTCTACCAGAAGGTCTGGAAGGTCCTGCAGAAG TGCCATGGCCTCTCTGTGGAGGGCTTTGTTCTTCCCTCCTCAACAACCAGAGAG ATGACCCCAGGGGAAATGAAGTTTGCTGTGCATGTGGAGTCTGTCCTCAACCGTGTGCCCCAGCCAGAAtacaggcagctgctggtggaagCTATCTTAGTGCTCACCATGCTGGTGGATGTGGAGGTGCACACCATTGGTGGCATCATAGCTGTGGAAAAGATCTTGCACATAGCCAATGACCTCTTCTATGAGGAGCAG AAAGCCCTGGGCGCTGATGAGCACATGCTGGAGAGGGATCCTTCGACAGGCATCTGCAGCCTGCTGTATGACAGTGCACCAAGCGGCCGGTTTGGCACCATGACCTACCTGTCCAAGTCGGTGGCCTTGTACGTGTATGACTTTCTGCCCACAGATGGCTGTTCCATGCAGTAG